CTACCTCGTGGCGTTCCAGCGGCTGCCGCTGACCCGGATAATGCCGGCCGGCCGCTATGCCGCCCGCCGGCTCCGCACGCCGGCCGAGGTCGCCGCCCTCCTGGCACGCCACGGCCTGACCGGCGCCGGGATCTGTGACTTCCACCCCCGTGACCTGCGCAGTCTGGTTGCCGGGACCCTGGCCCGGCGCCGCGGCCGGATCGGCGACGACGCGCTGGCGGAAGCGGTCGGCTGTGAACTCGCGCCGGGAAGCGCGCCCTTGGTGACCTATCTCGGTCATGCGCGCAAGGGGCGACTTTGAGACAACCTCTGCCGGAGGCGTACGCCGGGACTTGAGGGGCGCGGTCGACGGGTAAGCCGTAGACAACTACGGGAGCAGCTGCAGAAACGTAGTGGCACACACGTGACGCAACCGCACCACCGATGACCCGGAAACGGGCCGAGCCGCCCGGATCGCGCCGGGCGCCCCCCACACCTCCGTACGTCTCCGCCGGCACGCGTGGCGAGCCCCGCGCCCGGCACCGAAAGTGGGTCGGGCCGATGGAAGAAGGTCAGTACTACCCAAGACTTGACGGTCCCCGCCGCGCCGCGGGCGGCACGACCGTGCTCGAACTCCGCGGTGACCTGGACATCCTCGCCGTCTCGGTGCTCTCCGACCGGCTGGACGAGTTCACCGGCGCCCAGGGCGCCGACCTCGTCATCGATCTGCGCGCGGTGACCTTCATCGACTGCGCGGGGCTCTCGCTGCTCAGCCGCGCCCGCCACCGTACGCGGCAGCGGGGCGGCCGGCTGCGGCTGACCGGCGTCGTGGCCGGCGGAAGCGTCGCGCGGCTGCTGCGGATGACCGGGCTGCGCGGCGACTTCGAGACGGTGCCGGAGGAGGCCGGGTCCGAGGACGCCCTCGCCGCGGACGGCGCGGACCGGGACGGCCTCCCGGCCGGGGCCGACGACATCGCCGTGGCCTGACCGCCGGCGCGGCACCGCGGTGGCGGTCAGGCCGGCAGTGCCGCCTCGATGGCGGTGACCAGTTCCTCGGCCTCCGGCTCCGTGCGCGGCCGGAAGCGGCCGGCGACCCGGCCGTCGGCGTCGATCAGGAACTTCTCGAAGTTCCACTGGACGTCACCGGCCGCCCCGTCGGCGTCCTCGGTACCGGTCAGCTCCGCGTACAGCGGATGCCGGTCCGCGCCGTTGACGTCGGTCTTCTCGAACAGCGGGAAGCTGACGCCGTACGTCGCCGAGCAGAAGGTGGCGATCTCCTCGGCGGTGCCCGGCTCCTGGCCGGCGAACTGGTTGCTGGGGAAGCCCAGTACGTGGAAACCCCGGTCCCCGTAGCGCTGCTGGAGCCGCTCCAGGCCGGAGTACTGCGGGGTCAGCCCGCATTTGGACGCCACATTCACCACCAGCAGGGCCTTGCCCCGGTAGTCGGCGAGCGAGGCGGGCTCACCGGTCAGGGTGCGCAGCGGGATGTCGTACAGGCTCACGATGGGGCTCCTCGTCAGGTTTCCGTGGACAGTGGCG
The sequence above is a segment of the Streptomyces lydicus genome. Coding sequences within it:
- a CDS encoding STAS domain-containing protein — encoded protein: MEEGQYYPRLDGPRRAAGGTTVLELRGDLDILAVSVLSDRLDEFTGAQGADLVIDLRAVTFIDCAGLSLLSRARHRTRQRGGRLRLTGVVAGGSVARLLRMTGLRGDFETVPEEAGSEDALAADGADRDGLPAGADDIAVA
- a CDS encoding glutathione peroxidase, with the protein product MSLYDIPLRTLTGEPASLADYRGKALLVVNVASKCGLTPQYSGLERLQQRYGDRGFHVLGFPSNQFAGQEPGTAEEIATFCSATYGVSFPLFEKTDVNGADRHPLYAELTGTEDADGAAGDVQWNFEKFLIDADGRVAGRFRPRTEPEAEELVTAIEAALPA